AAGTATTTACGTAAGTTTAAGTCATACTTAAAAATGTCTGGATTTCATtgcattatattgaaaatatcaaacagtggcttttatttgaaagaaatgtttAGATAATTCTTAATAAGGAATAATTCTGACTCAGAgaaatgcagtgacattcagacatttcttGATGTGGCAAATGAACAAATATTCTGTAACTTCAAATGTTCTCATGCAAACTAGTTTTTGGTCACATTAAACAtctgtgtggttttgtgtgtgtgtgtttgtgtgtgtttcttgtatTTGTACTGTGGTTTTAACTATGTTTAAGCTCActggtgctgttttgttcatgATTAGTGTAGAATCTGTACTTGTATCTGAATAGCCGCAGGTGATGTGTAAAATACTCCAGCATGTACATGTCTACAGGTCGCATGTAATGAAACGTGATCACAAAATCTGCACAGCAGTCGGGGCCCTATAttcatatatatgaatatataactcttatatatgagttattttattttttaaattagagcaTGAAAATACTGCTCTATTATGCTGCTGAGAATAgcagaagaaacatttattttgattgtcaCTGTAAAATGTAGTTCTGACTAACTGaaattatagttaaataatacaattaataataataaaaagatttgcattaaaaaaaatcagtaattttaatGTCAGTaagtatttattatgtttaaaaaaacaacaaaaggatGTGATTTCAACAAGAAACAATGCTCACAaacaattttctgtaaaaaaaaaatatttctgagtgaaacaggacATTTAACAAGAATAAAATGGGGTGGGATTTTATTAAActagataaaaaatattttctaatgtaaGTATCTGTATCTTTAGGTAGATTGAAATagaatttttacattattaaaaaatatggtaaaaccTATTGGGCTTGACTCTGATCAGTGTTGTATCAATATCAATGAGatactattgtgtgtgtgtgtgtgtgtatatatatatatagttatatataaaactataactatatatatatatttatatagttaaactaaatatatttcaagttatactaaataaaaacaagaaacagtGCATATGAAAACCAGCtgacaatttattttattgcagttaatgtttattttatggatttagttttagttaactataataactgtgATTCTGATTCACAGTATCTGCaggatttattcattttactgcataattacatttatttcaatgtaaataGCAGATAAAAGTTATGTAGTGTCACACagccttaaaataataatagtaatagtaaaaatatCCACCTTTTTACCACTTTATGAGCaaatttttctcaaaatgcatCATGTAAATCTCAGGTTCATTCCTGTTCATGTACAGTTCATGTAAATCTCCAGTTCATTCCTATCGAATGTCTTAGCAACAGTAACCAAGGGCGGAGCTTAGGGTTAAGTGtaaaatgacaaacacatttttttaatgagaaactgGCACTCACCCGTCTGGGTCTGTAGTAGCTGTCCCCAGACCTGTTTTCCATTCTCTGTGGCAATGAGGTGATTTTCAGGTCTAAAAGGAAAATCTCTTGAATCCCCGGCCTTCACTCCCATGGTCTCCATGCACCTGCCCAAGGCCATGTCCTCCAAGGAGCTGAAATTCTCACAGCATCCCGTACTAAAGCCTTGCACAAATCTCCTGAGAGCCTCTCGGCTCAGAACATATCCGGCTCCTCTGCTCATGTAACCCATGAACCTGTAGCCAAAATAAACAGGCTTCTCTGTGTCATGCTGGGAAAGTAGGTATCTCAGGTTTTCCACCACCACAAACGTGTCGTCGTCGGCTTTGAGGAACCAGTCGGCGTGCTGGAGGAAGTCGGAGCTCTGTGAGCTCATATACAGAACCTGGTTACAGTATTTGGCCCAGGTGGCACAAACATGCAGGAgctttttcaaatgattttcaggcCTTGTCATGATCCAACACAACACATGCACACGGGAAGACAGGGACTGTGCCAGCTCATCTAGGAAATTAAAGCAAAACATGCATTAGCAGTCAAAAGTTTAAGCGTTTGCTTTACTgaagactaccattcaaaaagtttgaggtcagtcagatttttcttttcttttttaagaaattaatacatttattcagcaaaaatgcattacattgatcaaaagtgtcaggaaaggttacacaagatttctgttttaaaataaaatgttttaaatttactttttcaatgaatcctgaaaaaaaaaatgttccacaaaaatactaagcagcacaactgttttcagcattgataaataaaatatttatttaagcagcaaatcagcatattagtatgatttccgaaggatcatgtgacactgaagactgtgtaatgatgctgaaaattcagcttcgcatcacgtgaataaattatagaaaacagttattttaaattgtaataatcgttcattactgttttcactgtatttccGAATAaacagacttggtgagcataagagacttcattcaaaaaattaaaacattttactgaccccaaacttttgaacagttctgtatgttttattattattatattactaatttAAACCATTCATACAaatgaatttctttacaaaatgaataactgaattccatttttttttctattttaattctgtttttaaatcGTTTTAAATCTATCAGTACATaagaaatataattgtaataataaaaattgagaTTGGTTGCCCAAACCTTTGACTGATATTGTAAATACTATGCAAATAAGATTTAAAagatataagtaaaaaaaaaacaaaaaaaacataccagtATTTTTCCATGCCTGTCTCTTGGCTCGAGTGGAAAGGTATGCAAGTGCTCTGGCTAGAAGGTCAGATCTAACACTCATGGGTTGctgaacaaagacaaaagcacTTTTATTTGCTATAGATGACATCACAAACCTCACTGTCTTGATTACAGTTCCATAAACCTTAACCTTCATGCAtgagttattaaataaaaaaagctcaaTTTACTTTAGAACAAGAATATAATCATTCCCAATATTTTTGTTTCTCCAAATGATGTAGTGaattttacaaatttaacaagaaacatgacaaaaacatgaattttctGTTCTATTATAATAGAAACCATCATAGGAGGTACTTTTCAATTACAGTACCTGTTATAATACTTTGTTTTATAGAAGATCACCTCAAACTGAGGTCAAGTGTGGAAGCTACTGTAGCTGGGCAAGAATGATCTCTGTGTGACTCAGATAATGTGTCACTTTGGGTCAGTCCTCAAAATCAGCGACTTTAAAGCTCTTTGAAAGTGAAAAGCGCTCAAGAATGAAGATCAAGATTTGCTGTTAAGATGTTGAGAAGCTACAGGAGACTTGTCTAATTGCACATAATTatcacacagaagaaaaaaacttcagATGAAACCTCTTCATGAAAGCATTTAGACAGAGAGTAGCAAGGCTTTAGAAGAATGACTGATGGCAGGTTTTACTAAAGAGCACTATGTGAAACACAGTTCCTAGTCTTTGGATCTGGATTGAGTCTTTCAAAGAGTCAAAAGTAAAGGATAGAATTGTTTCCAGTCATGTCCAGCTGTGAGaggaacaaaatgtttttaaatcattaccaCATCATgcaactaaaaacaaacacaattgtgaccctggatcacaaaaccagtcttaagtgtcaatttttcgaaattgagatttattcagcatctgaaagctgaataaataagctttccattgatgtatggtttgttatgatagggcAATTTTGGGCcgggatacaactatttgaaaatctggaatctgagggtgcaagaaaaatcgaaatattgagaaactcgcctttaaagttgttcaaatgaattcttagctatgcatattattaatcaaaaatgaagttttgatatatttatggtaggaaatttacaaaatacctttatggaacatgatctttacttaatatcctaatgatttttgggataaaagaaaaatcggtaattttgacccgtacaatgtatttttggccattgcttcaaatataccccagcgacttaagactgattttgtgctccaaGGTGACAATTTTAAAGGTGCATCAACAAATTACATGCTTCTGgctacattcttaaaaaaaaaagccatttatttcccatttttgtttccccaaagaacctttcagtgaacagttcttaaaagaaccattttttttcttagtatgaagaacattttccactatataaaccttttgtgcaatgcaaAGGTTACATGGATGTTAATAATTCTTGATGGAATCGTCAatgccaataaaaatatatatttttaagtaataataactaATTACCACTAACTGAATACTGCACAGGACATGCAGTAGCCTATACGTAGTATGCAACATTCTTCATGTTACTTGTTCCTGCAATTTGTTTTGTTGCACTGGGAAGTGATGTCGGTCCTCCATGGATCCACCTGGAGCCCGTCACACCAGTCTCACCCAGAGGTGATCCCACATGGACATGCACATCTGTTTTACTCTTTGGCACAGTGTTAACATGTCATAAAATGATATTTAGTTCAACCATCACCCTCGTCCTACTAACCAGCTGACTCAAATATGAGGCTGGTAACAAATGTCATAAAATGTTATCAAGTCCACAAATTCTATCACCCGGACTCAAACACAAGGGTGTTATTGATGGCTCtttgaacaaatgaataaaaaggtttgttcatttgttttgtgaaatattattataatttaaaataactgttttctatttgaatatattttaaaacataattaattctgtgatcaaagctgaattttcagcatcatcactacagtcttcagtgtcacatgatcctccagaaatcattctaatatacagatttactgctcaagaaacatttctgattttcaaggttgaaaaaagttgtgctgcttcatatttttgtgaaaaccatgatacttttttttttttaggatttttttgatgaatagaaagttgtgaaatacagtagaaatagaaatcttttgtaacattacattgtctttattgtcacttttgatcaatttaatgtgcccttgcaaaataaaataaaataaaataaaatagaataaattctGACCTGTCTGGTTGCTGTGACTAAAGCATAGATGGAGAGACGTCATCCATGGCATCGTCCATGGCACAGGGCTCATTTAGCAGGGGAATCAAAGGAGACACATCCATCAGCCAACAATCTGTACCTCTGTAAAGTAACACACTGACTAAACTTGTAACACAATGACTAAAGGTCcattaagattaaaaattaaaactataaagataaatataaggACAAAAAACTATATTAGTGTCCTCACCAATACACAATAATGTTCTGTATGTTATGAGCGCAGGTTTGTCGcctgctcaagctctttaaagcaggtgGATTGTAACTGGCCGAGCCTGCCAGGCCATGAATCTAATGGTTGGGTAGAGAAACAGCCCATCTGAGACAGCGCCCCCTTCTGGTCGATCACGAAGAAGACATTTGGAGAAGGCCTGACCTGAATTTACAGGGCGCCCAAACAATCACGTTAAAAATGATCGAAAACAGCGCGTGATTTATCAGCCTGTTTCAATAATACAAGTAATGCTGCAAATGttgcaaatacacacataaatgtcTTAAATAATAAAGTGCTGGAATGTTATTATGACTTGTTTGACAACACACAACCAATCACAAACAGATTTAGGAACATCACAAACAgataatgtgcttttgtcattttacttctttttttataaaataataatattttttttttcagttttagttttatttttgtacttaattaagatagttgccaaggcaacatttctaatttccattGAAGCTTTTTCATCGTTTTTAAGTTTTCCAtctaaagtttacattttattttatttcagatttatttcaatttaaaaaaagaacaatttctaatagttttagtttacaataacagcaatgataaaaaaaaaaaaaaagtaccccagGCTTTACTAATGTACAGAGTGGAATGTCAAAATCTGAATTATTCACAAACACAGTATCATTTAAAACCCAAAATCATGTGAATAaaatatggaataaaataatttatgtttatttttattttagtaaaataatttgtttaatatttttgtcagtttaaattttttgcaatttcagtacttcagcttatacttatttcagtttgtgtgtgtgtgtgtgtgtgtgtgtgtgtgtatatatatatatatatatatatatatatatatacacacacacacacacaatttttttcatctttttttttgttttattacagctttatttcaatgaacacatttttaaaatagttttaacttTAACAATAACAAGTTTCACATTTCAtcatataaagttaaaaaaaaagaaaaaatctttcatCATATCATCATTCACCATATTCTTTCAtatcatttttcctttttcttggTCCCTGTGCAGCATGCACTTTCAAAATtcttatgaataattaatttattcataattaactGAATTACACAATTCAGTTAATTATTAAACATCATATCTAATTatgttcattaaattaaaataaattaaaaatcaatcattAATATTGGTAATATTagtaaatagtattttaaaatgatattaaatcattaaatgaaaaaataaaataaacagtgaataaTAAACAGAGCAACTAAAGAATCCTTTAAAACAATCAGCCAGCACAAaacatatacaattaaaatatttgttaaggAATCGAATAGAatcgaatagaatagaatagaagctacaaacacacacatgaagtCAAACACCATATGGACAACAATGATTTACAGCAATCAATCAAAACAGCATTGGTCAAATGAATATGAGTGAAGGAAATCATGAAGTAAAGTTACTGTCTAATTCTAATTCTTCAAGCATCTTGAACGATGTGAACCAGGAGTGGATCAGAGGTCAAATGCAGAACGGATAATAATGGCTGAACTCAACAGTGGAGGAATCTTACATGGATAATCCAGTGAAGCAgcaattttcttttaataattcataatcacCACCTGATTCATCATCTGCTCATTTCCCCAGCACTATTTAAACAGAGCTGCTGTTTGCATCATATCTGAGTACAGACAGAGCCAGTGTGAGTTCACTGAATTTCTGCTGTCAGAGTAAAACAGCCTGAGAGTTTGGTTTCAGACTCATGAACTCCAGCAACCTCACAGCATCATGAAGATCTTCCTGCTGATTCTCCTGGTATTGTCTGCTTTCTCAGATATTTTGTGCCAGAACGTCAGTCCTGAAGAGGAGAACTGGATGAGTGACAGGTATCCAGACGAGGTTAGTGATTTCAGTCTTACTTTTATGCCCTTAACTGAAGTTATGGAATATAGAAGTGATATCAGTTGcaatttaatatacaaaatgaatatgattatttaacaatatctaatgaaagtttatcatttggaTGCATTGCCtaatcattaattatttatatcatatgaagTAAATTTGCTAGAATCTGACCTAAAGACGATGTTGGAAAGGGTCAGCCGAGCACCTGGTCTACAACAGGTTTTTGGTCTAATGGGGAAAAGATCATctggtaaaaatatttttgtaaaaattgtgtTGAGATTATTTTTATTCTCAATTCTGCATTATCAAATGATATATATggtataaatacactgtaaatataaaataaataatataaatataaatgttactttCTCTTCACAGCAAAATCACAGATAACACGAAGACGTAAGTATTTTTCTAATCAAGTGTACATGTACTGTACTTTGGAATAACgttttgtaattaaatgtactttaaaaataaataaagtcctgcatagttaattgttttttgcatttgtgacTAAAGGGTGTCCTATAATCTCTGCATTTACATTAATGTGATTATTTAACTCCTTTCAAAAGACAAAGTGGCTGCTCATGCTGAATCATGTGTGAATCAAATTTAATAATGTGGTTTATCTCACAAATGACTTCCAGGGCAAAAATTCCAGACTTTTGTGGGTCTAATGGGAAAACGTAATGTGGTTGAACCAGGTTAGTCagttctttctttccttttgcaTGCATACAGCaaaataacccaaaaataaataaataaaaaaaaagacgttTGTTTTCTTTTAGGATCCTTCTAGGAAAAAGGCTGAAACTGATAATGCCAGGTTCTGAAATAAATaaccgaaaaataaataaataaataaaaaggtaaaagttATTTGGGACATTGCATTCATCTTAtaaacaggatattaccacctccatgctttactggaggaatgcatgttgttgttttatctttcacttggatgttaaatacagctggataaaaactGTGTCCTTCTTCATTTctggctgcaaagcaacaaaatgtgattattttaaagagggtgattcttttctatacccactgtatatatttttttcttgtgtttaaaattgtgatgcatttgcatttaaacatctattttaaaataggcaataatattttaaaatatgtaagaaGCATTAATATACCGTTAAAAATGTTTATCAGCTgatcaatattattaaaaatgtagttcatttataattataatactagTGCCACTTTTCCTTTCTACACTTTAAACATGAATTATTCTTGACAGTTCAATGTATTCTTGCTATATAACTGTAAAACCTATTtggaaatattataaatgaataaaaacattaaaaattttaatcaccACTACTATGAGGTGTGTTTTAATGCAATACAGGGGGATAATAAGTGATGAAAGTGTGACAACTGCCACGTAACAAGATCATTTCAATATTATGATCAGTGTTTCttgtacaaaaacatttatttcagaaaaaacttaaaataaattataatttactaaaaaaaaacaaaaaaaaaaaaaaaaaataaaacacttatgaCGGTTGCCAGTCTTGTAACACTATTTCAGCAATCTAAATGATCAACCTGTATCATCACAAGTTTATTAAGAGACTGtacaatatgaatgaaaaaaataaaattaaaaatacagaaacagagaacataacatataagaaacaaaacaaaaaaatgctttggACTTTGTGACCTAACAGCTGAAATACTGTACAGCAGAGGTGAGCTTACAGACAAACATGTTGAAACCACTCGATCACGAGAATATCTCTGCTGCTGTCCATGAATTAAGACACCCATCTGCTGAGTATTCTAAGAAATATTACGTTAGCTGTCTTGGTGTAcgtatacatatgtatatatatataaaaataactgaaataacattAACGAAGTTATAGGAGGTGGTCAAAGGATATTGACTAGACAGACATTATAACTTTGGAAACACTTCTGcattaagagaaaaacaaaataagccTTTGCGTTTGCCCATCCCCGGATGTCATTTGTGCATACACAGTTGTAGAATTTGGCCTGCTGCATGGGATTCTCTGGTTTACCGAGGGAAAATAGAGCACagtcacattttttctttttttaaaaacacacttctgtTATGGAGGTTCATGTTATTTAGTTAACGAGTAAACAATTATCACCAAAATATAGTTCAACAGTTAGATATTTTGTTTGGAATATGACTGTAGACATCAGCTGGCAAGGgaattcagtatatattttgtttagatCGGTATGGGCTTGGCTCGCCTAAGACTGAGTTTCACAAAGGTGAACGCTTTAGCGGAAGTCCATGAACAGCTTGAACGCCTCCGTCACAGTCTGAAGGCTACACAGATATCAGGTCGGGGGGGACTGGCGAATAAGAACAACCTGGCCATcgttaatgattttaaaagatcTTCCCTTTCTTCTTATTCTTTTCCAAAGTCCTGtagagagaaacaaaacaaaaacaataacttaaaaataaaaaaacactgctcTGAGCAGGGATGCATTGTAGAAATTCAGAGGGGTctgtttgcaaaaataaaataacttttatgaaatgaaaactgtatatatatttgaaaatatgaataaaaaaaaaatgcataatatataatttaattgaacAATTCATAAATTCTTCTGTTCACATACATTTTCTGCTGCTCCAGGATACGCTGCTGGGTCTCCCAGGTGGATCTGTCGTCCTCAAACTGACGTCGTCTCTCCTCCAGCTCCTTATGCTGAGCCTCCAGGTTCTTCTTCATCTGCTCATGACGCCGCTGCAGCTGCACAGGTCACAAAAAACAAGAGCTCAGGCTCCATTATTGCCCATCAAATAAAGCACACTAAGCAGACAGCTGAAACAGATTGCAGAATTTAACTAaagtgcagaaaaacaaaaagtgagTTACTTATAGTATATAGTCTATATAGTATAATGTGTCTGTaacatagtttttattcattttatttttttggcaattttgttggtcatttataaataaaaaagtctacagttttaattttatttaaattattttagtacatcaatttaaactaaataaaaatgagaaaaaatacttttaaaaacatcagttACTTCACGTAACTAAAtacttttatggttttagttttagttaaccataataGCCCTGGTGTGGAAATgtgcatacagtaaatattaagaaaatatgattaaatatcattgtgttaatttagtaaaaacagtgtaacaattatttttaatctatattCTTACTGT
The Cyprinus carpio isolate SPL01 chromosome A16, ASM1834038v1, whole genome shotgun sequence genome window above contains:
- the LOC109069836 gene encoding protachykinin — encoded protein: MKIFLLILLVLSAFSDILCQNVSPEEENWMSDRYPDEVNLLESDLKTMLERVSRAPGLQQVFGLMGKRSSAKSQITRRRQKFQTFVGLMGKRNVVEPGSF